agcgcttgatgaacaaagtgttcaaagagcagatcgggcgaaatctggaagtatacgtggacaacattctcatcaagtccgtccgagcggccgatctctttaaagatatggaggagactttccgaacgctgaggaggtatggagttaaactaaatccccagaagtgtctgttcggagcaaaaggagggcgtttcttgggttacatagtgaccgagcggggtatcgaagcaaatcccagcaaggtgaaagctctacaagatatgccgcctccaagaaatctgagggaggtgcagcgcttgaccggtcggataacaacgttgtccagattcatctcaaagaccgccgatcggagtctcccatTTTCCAAAAtattgcgcaaagccactaaatttcactgggacgaagaatgcgatcgggcgttcgaagaactgaaggcatatctgaattctctactcgtgctagccaagccagctgtgggtgaaccactttgtatctatttatcttcaactgaacaagcagtcggctcggcactagtgagggcgagcggagaagaacctgtatattttctaagtcatattttaaaggaggctgaatctcgctacactgggctcgagaagctgactttcgctttggtcctcgccgctcggcgcctccgtccctatttcttggcccatactatcattgtccggacgaacatcccattgggaagagtgttgttgaacccagaagcgtccggatggctcatcaaatggacaacagagttgggcgaatttgacattcaataccagccccgttcggcgataaaggcgcagtccttggcggattttgtcaccgaagtacaaaggccagaacccgaagccatgtggaaaatattcgtggacggatcgtccactcggctcggaagcgggattggcgtattattactctctcctcaagaagaaaagatgcacttgtctgtctggctggattatagagctacaaataacgaagcagagtatgaagcccttatagccggtttacaggccgcccggcatgtgggagccggacgggtgacgctgcattcagactctcagttggccgctcagcaactctcaggtacttttgaaattaacaacgctcggctcaaactctatgcggaagccttcgaaaaactcaaggccaatttcagagaggtcattatccagaagatacctcgagcggaaaatcaggcggtagatgagttggccaaactagcaagttcaataaagccggtcgtcatccaacagccaattgaacaagtatctctGGTGGcacatgtcgaccggatggagggcctcacgttttcgagcgactggaggacacccatcatggagtttctccgctcgggcgctataccgaccgatcgggatgaagcccagctgttaaggaggagagccggccggttcaccctcattggagatcaactatacaagaaggctttctcccgcccgcttttgaaatgcgtgagctcggaagacgcagcttacatcctccaagaagtgcatcaaggatcgtgcggaggtcatccgggcggacgatcgctggccaaAATGgtactgctggccggatacttctggccaaccctacaaGCAGACACCGCTCTGACCgttgcgacgtgcctttcttgccaaaagtatcatagTTTCTCAcatcgaccggcggaggaaatgaaagcagctactgtgtcctgtccgttcgaccaatggggaatagatattgtgggtccgtttcctatggcgaccgggcagcggaaatttctactggtggcggtcgactatttttctaagtgggtggaggccgagccgctagccaagatcaccgagcagatggtcaagaagtttatctggcaacatattATCTGCaagttcggcatcccccgtcgacttgtttccgataacgggcggcagttcgcgggaaagttgctcgaagattggtgcaaaagctatggcatcgagcaacacttcacgtccgtggcgtacccccaaagcaatggtcaagccgaagtagtcaATCaagaaattcttcgcattttgcatgctcggctcgaccatttgggaggaagttgggtggatgaagtgtcaggcgtcctatgggccatccgaacgaccccaaaggaaggaacgggtgtcacgcctttccatctggtgtacggcggcgaagcggtgattcctgtcgaagttggcgtcaagtccgtccggatccagaattatgatgatggcaacgccgagcggaggaacatggagctggatttggttgatgaggagcgagccaaggcgtccgtccggctgatggcgtaccgacaacggatgaagcaaaactacaaccggcgcgtaatccacagatcattccaggtcggcgaccttgtctggaagaaagtaaattcggtcggcgacgtcggcaagctagaagctccttgggcaggccccttcaaaatcatcgagaagcttcgttcaggtgcttattatttggaggatgaagacgggcggcagctagatcgaccatggagcgcgaatcatctccagccgtaccgagctgggtgagaggtgcgctaatgtaattttatatatgttttggccgtctatgtccttgtaatgcaggaagcagaaataattaaaggatgacaaatagcttcgccgaacggcagtgtcaaaattagccttaatggtcgtcgagctccgacgttaaaaatcgagagacgagccggcgtctataaaccctacgagcggaagaccgtcgagctccgacgttaaaaatcgagagacgagccgacgtctataaaccctccgagcggaagaccgtcgagctccgacgttaaaaatcgagagacgagccggcgtctataaaccctccgagcggaagaccgtcgagctccgacgttaaaaatcgagagacgagccggcgtctataaaccctccgagcggaagaccgtcgagctccgacgttaaaaatcgagagacgagccggcgtctataaaccctccgagcggaagaccgtcgagctccgacgttaaaaatcgagagacgagccgacgcctataaatcgtccgagcggaagaccgtcgagctccgacgttaaatatcgacgaTGAGtcggcgcctataaaccctccgaaggaagaccgccgagctccgacgttaaaatcgagagacgagcgtctataaaccctcctagcggaagaccgtcgagctccggatgttaaaaatcgagacgagccggcgtctataaaccctccgaagcggaagaccgccgagctccgacgttaaaaatcgagaggcgagccggcctataaaccctccggcggaagaccgccgagctccgacattaaaaatcgagacgagccgacgcctataaactctccgagtggaagaccgccgagctccggtgttaaaaatcgagacgagccggcgtctataaaccctccggcggaagaccgccgagctccgacgttaaaatcgagagaggcgcctataaaccctccgagtggaagaccgtcgagctccgacgttaaaaatcgagagacgagccggcgtctataaaccctccgagtggaagaccgttgagcttcgacgttaaaaatcgagagacgagccggcgtctataaaccctccgagcggaagaccgtcgagctccgacgttaaaaatcgagagacgagccggcgtctataaaccctccgagcggaagaccgtcgagctccgacgttaaaaatcgagagacgagctggcgtctataaaccctccgagcggaagaccgtcgagctccgacgttaaaaatcgagagacgagccggcgtctataaaccctccgagcggaagaccgtcgagctccgacgttaaaaatcgagagatgagccgacgtctataaaccctccgagcggaagaccgtcaggCGCTGACGGTAAAAATCGACATTAAAAGGTGAGCAACCGGAGTCTATAAAGCCTCCGGACGGATAACTTTCTGCGAGGTCATGCTCAGTTGTAAAGGCCGACCTCTGATTGGGCCAGCCGCTAAGGCAAGAATAAATATATTGGAAGGCCGAGCGGCTCCTTCACAAAGTGTACTTAGTGCGAGAAAATTTGGACCGAAACAAAAGTTAAGGATTGGACGCTGGtcgaacaaacaaataacaaaaaaGCAACTCATTTACACCGAATAGCGGATGAACAAAAGTGATAACAGTGTTCGCCCCGAACGACAGGCATACAAAAAATAGCAAGATACTTGAAAGAAATTTCCTAAACCCCTCATTCacaattatcaaaattaaaaagggAGTCGGGGATAGAGCCCATCATGACCGCCAAATCTTCGGGGGGGACAGACAGCTCGGCTGGTAGGTGGCCCTTAGTCTTCAGATAATCGATCGCCACCttgatagcctcttcaaaagttaaggacagcttgtcgctgaactttcGCCAAATTGGTCCGAGCGAACGAAAGCTTTGCGCACTTCCTCCAATCGACCGAgctccccatcttgatattctttaagagtGGCTCTGGAAGCGTCAAGGGTAGCCTGAAGATCTTTCAAAGCTCCTTCTGATTTAGtctggttagccgagcggccctcccgttCGGTGGTCAATAGGGCGTCCAAGTCCTTCACTCGCTGTTCTAGCCCCCGATTTTCcaccttcatcaagtccatgTCGTCGATAgccttgcgcttccgagtggttgcagtctttatctccttgtcccgctgcttgaccaaagCCTCAAGTCGAGCCACTTCACCCGACAAGTCGGAGGACttattccgttcggcttccagtagcttcttggccttctccagagcggccgtggACTGTCCTCTGCTTTCCCCCGAAGCTTTGAGCtctttcagctcgtcctccagctcggctaggcgGTTGCTGATAGCAatatgctccacccagttctacaaatggatatgatctaGTTAGAAGTTAAATCAAAGTAACTAGCAAGGCAAAGGATATACTCCAGTCGCCTGCTGCAAATTACTGTCTCCTAGTTGGCTGGGGGGTCATAAGAGCGATGCgaagccgagcgtcctcccaggcTTGGGCCAGAGGGCCTGTAAGAGTGATTTGCTGTTCGGGAACCGTTGGCCGGTCGGCagccaataaatattcctccgacggaaATCGCAGAACAGTTTTTATCAACCGCGGTCCGCTCGGATCATCTTGTGGCGCAGTGGCTGTGCCAGACAGCTCACCGATTGTGGAAGGACGGTCACCCAATCGTTTTAGGCGACGCAGGGTCCGAGGAGGACTAGTAGGCGGCACCTCGGAGGCAGCCCGGGGGGAGTCGAGCGGCGTATGGGTGCTCTCCGTGGAAACCGCGCCAGAGATCAAGGGAGCATCATCACCTCGCTCGGAACGCTGTTCATCGGATGGGGTTGGCTGAGAGGCCTGCTCTTGCCGTCTGCGTTTCCGAGTCGCTAGAGGAGCCTCATCTGCCGAGCGGCCCTCTACCTCGGCTTGAGCAGAGGATGCGATATTGCCCTCAGCCTCGTTGAGAGAGGCAGAAGCAGTTAGGGCTTCAGGGGCAATCTGAGTCCCCTCATCCCCTTCATCCCCTTCAGGTGCCGAGCCCGCCAAGATCAATCCCCGTTCGGCGACCTCCTTATTCTTCGCTGCCTCAATCTCAGCAGCTCTCAACTTAAGCCGCTCGatagccttggcgcgccacatgacttcagctgcagaaacgaagaataaatcagttagaactaaggaaaaaggaagagaagaaggcttaCTCATGCTGTAGGGCAGGTCGGCGTGGACaggagacaagccgaatatatatagCACTCCGGGAAGGAGCAGTTTATCGATGTTGTATCGTTGGCCGACCAGCCGgttggctgcatgaagataggctggatcgCTCTTAAATTTGCCAAGCTCCGGTTGGGTCGGCACCGCTgtctgccacttggtccggaaagCCGGCAGCTCGGGAAAACGCAAGTAGAAGAAATGttctttccagtgcttgttggagctcggcatattatcgaaaagaacaaaacatatcctagattggaaaatgaaagtgccccactcggattgtttcggatagtagaagtagtagAAAACTTTGGGGTCcaaggggatgttgttcagtttaaaaagaattatcaccccgctcagtagcctaatggaattcggaactagttggccgagcgggatgcgaaaatagttgcacACTTGTAAGAAGAATCGGTGCGGAGGAAatcgcagcccggccaaaaattggtctcggaaaaagagAACGGTGCCGGACGGCGGTTCATGGGGCCGGTCGGTGGGGGTGGCTAATACTATATTGTGGTTAGCAGGGAGTTCATACGTCCGAGCGAGACGCAGGGcatcctcctcgtcaaaccgactctccatggtcgtgtaccaaagaccaggagcgccggtGGTCGGTTGGGAAGTACTAGCCATGGTTGAAAGTAAGGAAGAAATGCAAGGCGGAAAGGAAACAAGAGAGCAAGCGGGGAAGGATGAGGACAAGATGAAAAGAACAGCTGACGAAAAATCTAACGGAACGACGAAATGAAGGGTAAGGGAGGCTTACTAGAGAAGGAAGAAAGATGAGCAACGGAGGCTGCGGcgtcggaggaggaggaggaggaggaggagggataGCGACGCGGACGAGGGTGGGGAAGTACGAGCTCGGGCGGACCCTCGGCGAGGGAAGCTTTGCCAAGGTCAAGTACGCCCGCAACGTGCAGACCGGCGACAACGTCGCCATCAAGATCCTCGACAAGCAGCATGTCCTCCGCCACAAGACGGTCGAGCAGATAAAAAGAGAGACATCTACCATGAAGTTGATTAAGCATCCAAATGTTGTCCAAATTCATGAGGTTATAGCTAGCAAGACAAAGATATACATTGTTCTTGAATTAGTTGATGGAGGCGAGCTTTTTGACAAAATAGTCAACCATGGAAAATTAAAAGAAGACGAAGCAAGGAGATACTTTCAGCAACTAATCAATGCCGTGGACTACTGTCATAGTAGAGGTGTATACCACAGAGACCTAAAGCCAGAGAACTTGATTTTAGATTCTTTCGGTGTACTTAAAGTTTCTGACTTTGGTTTAAGTGCATTTGCCCCACAAATACGGGAGGATGGATTATTGCATACTACATGTGGAACTCCTAACTACGTCGCACCTGAGGTCCTCAATGATAAAGGCTATTGATCCGGTGATAAAGCTGGGGGGTCCGCGTGAGgacaaggtcaacgacacgtagaGGTTAACAGTCAAAGGGGGGTCAACCCCATGGACTCGAAGAGCAGGCAGGACATGCCGATCACCAGGCAATGACTCCTATCCGAAGGGACAACCATCTGACCGGGAGCCCATATTTCCATATGGCAGAGCGGATAATCCGCCAGGCCGCGATACAACGCACGACTGAAGGCCAAGCCGTTTGCCTGCTTGACCAGGGTCTCAAGCGATATGAGCCGAACGGACGGACGACCCTCAACCTTCCCGGACGGACGCCCACCTATGCCGAACCAGAGACGAATGCTCTGGCCGAGCGGCCTGATGGTCGATCCGAGAGGAGGAAGTTAAAGAGTAGAGGACAGTGTGAACGTCATctcagtaacccctgttgctgacaataGGCATGTTCGAAGACCAGACCATACTCAGTATGGTGCGATCGaatgttctgttgtcccatcaaggagacgctcagactgtggCGGTATGAAGttagacatgctcttctgacaagcccatgctgcggtatgggaTATGACACATGTGcacctcggtttgtgtgcaccaagttcccgtggctctatataaaggtcattagacttcaccggaggtatgcaatcaaGGATCCCTGGAGCCACTTTCTTACTGTTCATCTTTCTgaattgagcgtcggagggtcgccgctgggAACCCTTTCCCGGGCCGACTTTTTTGTAGGTTCGCCGGAAGTTTACACAAGCGGTTGAAGATCTACGTCatcaaccggagagcgccacgtgcccagcgtccgttgattcagctttcggacaggatcactatacATAGGCTCTTTACAGCCAGAGATGCAAACACAAACTTAGATATAAGACAACGAGAAGTCATGCACAACTTAGAATAGCTTCAATTATTTAGTTGGAACTAGATTAAGTTTTTTTATAATGAATTTTTAGCCTTGACTATTGTCTATGACAATTATTGCAATCCTGAATTAGGAGAAATATTGTTCAGTAAATTTGTAGGAGACTTGGGAAAAGAAATACataaaacctaaacaaatttgaaaataacACCACAATATAACAATATAGAAATACGTATCCAATATATTATTTTTGTAGTTAAGGAAAAATGTACCTACATTCatataaaaaataacttaaaatcaACTATATGGTTtctttagctaattttatacaccACAATAATATGGTCTCGCTCAAACAAACTATTGCCACAAAACTAGCTAGACCAAACTAATAAACAAGATTACCTAGAAGACCTTCACCAAAAATGCATAAACTAAGTAAGACTTATTATGTTAGAAAAAGTAGAAAAAAGAAATTGTATCTAAACAAAGACAGACATGTTAGACAATATAAACCAAAGAAAACCTCTTTCAATTATTATTGTATTATCCCCCATAGTCTCTGACTACCCTTTTATTATTGTCCAACCTCTAACTCCACATAAGAAACCTCTTTCTCTTCCCAAAGAGGATCTCACTCCTCCTTTGATAGACCTTACTACCCAAAAATCTTATCACTGTCCTACCAAAGATTCCTATAAAATAGCATGTGTCCGTCATGTGATCTAGCTTTCCAAGACTACCAAGAAAACTATAGTTACTTGGCTGCCAAGCCCTTTATCTGACCCTCTTCATCCTTCCTGGACTATCCCATTAGACCTGATATTTCCTCAACAATATACTTTAGTTAATTAACACTCACCAACCAGAGTTAGACTCTTTTATCTCCAGATTAGAAAAACTTGGAATTATTAGAGACAACCTCACCAAATACTGGGACAAAAATGCGGTCAATCTCGGatggtttttaattataaataattaaataataattgtcAAAAAGATAGATATAAAATCCCTGATAAAGACCAACTCCTCAATAAAATTCAAGATTCTAAATGGTACTTCAAATTAGATATGAAATTAGGATTCTAGCAAGTCAAAATTGTTGGTGTAAGAAGtatcagatgatcgaacctaagttttaattatggcaaaggattcaaagttaaggtttcttgttgttctaacaagttgaactaagtgtgcaagaaagtcctaaataatcttaggcaaggtgaaagtcctagttgagattagtcaaagaagtcctagtagacACTAGACATGTGAAAATTCTTAGTTgcagttaggcaacgaagtcctggtgCGAGAGATTaggcaaagtcttggcaggtcgagaatgttgggtgaaatcctagggtcgagggcgctaggtgaaaatcctggaggTCATAGACACTAGGTGGAAGAATGGACGAGTAAGGGTTTGAACGTCGAGCAGGAAGTCCTGATGTCTCGAATgttaagcaaaagtccaaacgatTTAGAGGACTGGTTTGACAAAATATaaattctcttgagaggagttggtgaggacgcgttcgccATTAAGGGAACAGAAGgcatcgattcgacctaggattttcgggatatccgaaagtcagaaccggatagttcaTAGACtgtcaaataatttattaatcatattttattatgctaactttattttacaaggTATCTTTTGTatgtggactaatatgccttatAGGAATGACATGCACAAAGGAGTACCTTGGGTGAacagtgctggaggtgccttccatacaGCTGAAGGCacattatgttatgtatatgtgaatggagaagagatgtaaaaggaaaaaaggatccattgtgaatgggactttagtctcacattagAAGTTTCAAATCATATGGTTGGTTTAAATTGATTCACATGAATTGATGATGTGAAAAATACAtgaggagaggctctctctcatgtGTGAGTACGTAgagggggtgcaaatctagggcccgaattgcactgaaccaagttgacttatGTGTGAGCACGATCTGCGCACCGAATGTCAGACCATTTGGggcaaaatttacccaagtggaacaaccaacattttaccgCATAAATCTTTTTGCTACTTATTAagtgtgtaacggatgcattaaattagagattaatgcagaatataAACAGCTGAGTGAAACATTAGCATTTCACAACTTgatgagtaatgatcattaatcgatcattaaTGTTGACCATTGGTATGTGCTCCTATATAAGAAGGTTGTGATCGTTAGCAAAAGAGGTTATACACATAGAAGAGAAGTAGTAGCTCTCCACCTCCGTTCCCCTCCTCCTCTGTAGTgcatgttggtgcaggttgcactaacaatTTGGTtttgtatgacaaataggttaaaattaGATGGGTTGTTTGTCTAATGCTTCTACCAAGtatgcaggagttgactggtctaaaAGACCTGATACCAGACTGAAATCTAGCTAGATCCGCGGGGCCCGATTGGTGGtgggaaatccagctaggtccacgAGGCTCGATAGCTGGTGTGAAATCCAGATAGATCTGTAGGTCTCAAAATCTAGTGGGAAGTCCGGTTGGGTTCgtgggacctgacaaccggctgaagtccagttgggtctgcggacctgacaactggcggaaagacctagtgggtcagaggcaagtcaagtgattgCAAGtcgtaagtaaaggtaagcaactggaggagagatccagtgaggatgtgttccccattgagggaaatATAGGCGTCAGTCCAGCTtaagtccatttgggaaacctacgctgggaccttgactagatcctggcctcggggagacaggatctaattactactcataatctattatgttgcgataactctattttgtagggtaaaatatatatttttttgattgcctggactaaccttttcttgtaggTGGAAAGGCTGAAGAAAAGGGGTCCAGGCGTCAGGACTAGGCTCGCCTGGACAGGGTCGTGGGTGCCCAGGCGATCTTGGAGCCCAGACTCGGTCCAAGTGCCCAGACCCGAAAATTAATCCACAAGCTTACGTGGAGTGCGTTgattggccgagccacgtggtttaggcgcccggaggggttccaagtGCCCCGAATGGCCCTATTTAAAGGTCTACGACCCAAAGCTTCAGAATGACAACTCCAATGACTTTCTCTTCTACTCGGTGCTCTGAAAAGGCTCCCGCAACACTGCTACGCTCCACCGACAATCGAACTTCaactttaattagttttttattgTTGGTAATTTTTATATATAGTTATTGTACTTACAATTTGTAACCatttcgaactattagtggattgtccaatgaaagcactcgacgagtgcgagccttggagtaggagtcatcgaaggctctgaaccaagtaaaaacttggtcgtgttagcattgcttcttaTTCTTCCGCCGCGTATCTGTTTTAAAATGGAATTTTCGACaatcgttattcacccccctagagTTCTTtctgatcctacaagtggtatcagagtgggtaccACTTTGAAATGGTGCAAGCACCAATCAGGCAAAGATGACTCCcttttaaaaggaaaaaattatatatcgttttttattaaaaatttaaaacgagTACCTTTTGTCTTTtccctccaattttttttttaaaattcacttTCATTTTTTCAATATTAGTTAGAATTGATGAAATAACTCGTTTAACaaaatttatcataatattttttattattatttttgaaattggtGAAATGCCCTTATTTCTTTATCTCCCATACTACTTATCCTAAGACAAAGTCTTAGAAATTGTTTCTTgtttatacacacacacacacacacacacacacacaaaagtaTACCAATGTCTCATCAAGAAGAACGAAGTATTCACAAACCACCAccatatgagatgtacaagagacacaaatttaatttgtggaggatgcagatggaatgCTTCATTCTTATGAATGACTTCGATGGTAGCATCGCGCTGAGACAGTCAACCCAAAACACAGAAGTCAATagaaaggtaataaatttaattataaaattattaccTAACGAAATTACATGCAAAATTGGAGAACACCGAGATGCCTATGAGTTCTGGACTCGGCTaatcaagcttcacgaggagctAATGGAGCTAGAGGATCAAGTTAAAAGGGAATccagactcgagtcaaatccaacggagaagcctactaaATTAGGGATGTACTTAAGGTTagtataatttaccaaaatacccttaTAAGCAGTAGTTTAAATAATGTGCatgataagttaaataaatataaaactaTCCCAAATATGGtccatgataatctagatttatatGATTCtaattcaaaactaaaaaatAATCTAGATTTTGATTAAGTCAATAAAGATTTTGATCAAATCGACattaaccttgacttggtcaaacagaacattgatcaaatcaattcaaataaattaattgacttagaaattttaaaattaactaaaaattcagaaataattaattcaaatattaaaatgaatttgaatttaaaacttaaaaatgagaaaatagatttagataaaactaatttaataaattcaactaataatataaagttaaaagataaagaaaatataaggataaaatcaaacactttgataaaatcaaaaccaattttaataaatccaaaattaaatataaagatAACtcctaaacaaagataatctagcaaattcaaaattaataattaataaaaacttaagcaTTAAAAAAATCtcataaagaaagataattcaagtaACTTAATAAAGTTAAAatgtaaagaaaatttaaatattaagtacactcctttaaagaaagataatttaactgatttaattaattcaaaattaaaaatataaattcaacctaaactataattaattaaaccttaactaaaacttagttaaattcaACTTAAAGAAAGAGTTCCTAAAGCTTGTCTAACACAGCAAGAAGAATCAAACTAAATCCACAAAAAACTAAAAGTTCAATAATTTaaggggagactccaaattagctgacacctccaaaataatagtttacccgactaggtaattaggattagttaacaagggataaaagtttaacttgatcaatggtactggtgaaactttggatgatagtaggttaggacaactctgtctatgcatgtctaggaagatataacttcgacctggtgcatttgagttagtggaactaactgaaattACCTCTTACGAATTCTAGCTAGTTAAACcaaagtttt
This window of the Zingiber officinale cultivar Zhangliang chromosome 3B, Zo_v1.1, whole genome shotgun sequence genome carries:
- the LOC121968577 gene encoding CBL-interacting protein kinase 9-like, with protein sequence MSNGGCGVGGGGGGGGGIATRTRVGKYELGRTLGEGSFAKVKYARNVQTGDNVAIKILDKQHVLRHKTVEQIKRETSTMKLIKHPNVVQIHEVIASKTKIYIVLELVDGGELFDKIVNHGKLKEDEARRYFQQLINAVDYCHSRGVYHRDLKPENLILDSFGVLKVSDFGLSAFAPQIREDGLLHTTCGTPNYVAPEVLNDKGY